ATTCTGATGAACCGATGAAGTGGTACTATTCTGAGTGTTGcagtaacacattaaaaaaaatcagtacatATAAGTTATTATACATAtcatgggttaaaaaaaaactgatgaatgaaaacttttaaaatgaaccCATGTGCTATTTTACAACAGCTTTTAAATATAATCTAGttcactggctcctcaatttaTGAATGTTCTTTTGAATGCAAATTTCCAAAACTACAAAGTGTggaatttatattattttcctttacatGTATTAgttgtttacacacacagcttgGCTAACTCCTATTTCCTACAACTTTCATTactattttctttattattattattattattattattattatttcttgtcCATTTCTACTTTGGTGCTCCTGTGTCTTTTTTGTTCCTGACTCCAGGGTCACAGTTGGGATGTGCAAGCAAAAAAGATTTCAAGGCCATCTATAAGAGACCAAGTTTCATTTCTGACCCCCTCACCCCTATGGCTGCTTATCTATGTGTACAGAAAACCAGAAAGAGATGGATATTATCAGGAAAAAAGGGTGAGGGGAGGCATGTACCATCAAGAAAGAGAATAAGAATATCGttttcaaagagaaaaagaatCCAAAGCTTGCGAGTGTCCACATCACtcaataaaaagagaaacactACAGTTGTTGGTATTGCAAAGCTTGACCACTTCCAGGATGTGGATGACAACACCACAGGGCACTAATCCATCCGTAGACGCATACGTAATAAAAGTTCACAGTGAATGTTGCATTCATGTGAAACTCAACACGTGGTCAAATTCAAAGAAGGAAGCATGTGAACACCCAGTCGACCTGGAACCCAGAAAGTGTGCACCCAGTATAGCATTACCAGTGGAAAGAAGTGAGAGGAGCAATTTGGTAGACAGCCTAAGGTTCAAGACCTGTATTtctggtagcaaagtggtttgagttgctgccttggacccagaagttgcagatttgaacctcacctccagctgaaaTAGTCCTGGacaatgtatttaccctaaattgctccagtaaaattaccaagctgtataaattgtataaattgctaaaaaaactgcaagtagcttaactttgtaagctgctttggagaaaagcatcagctacaataataaatgtaagatagTGTGACTACTGGAGGTTGCAAAGAGAAAACTCCTGACAATAGCGAAGGGGGAAAACCTCTCTGCATGTCACATGGGGTGAAATCCTGACATATCTGAAGGACCACATTGAGCAGCAGAAGCCTGTTCCTGAGATAGAATGAATGTGTAGAGCCTCCCAAGCACACTGGTCATTTGGTGACGGTGAAGTTGCGTGTCGAAAAACCACTTGTCTGAAGGACGGAAAGCACACATGCTGAAGGCTGTCGGCTAAAATGAGTTTCTGAGATCCTGACAAGTTCCGAGAATCGCTGACAGAAAAAGATTGCAGCAACTGGTGAAGACAATGCATGGGAAAGCAGATCAAAGAGGTGAGCTACACATCAGCTAGACATCAAAGGGAGGCAGAAGACAAACTACATATCTGTACCTCAGGGACTGAAGCCTACTCCTGCTCAGCTTGTACCCAAACTGGTTTCAACAACATCAGACAAAGAAGGAGGTGAAGGGACCTGAGGTGATACCATTTCTGAAGACACTGATAATGGTGGGTTAACATGCCTCTGCGCACTAAGAGAGTGAATTTCATCGGATAGGTGGGTGAAGCTGGGGCTTTGTGGTATGAATATGAAGCCCACATATCCACATTCCAGCTAACTCTGATAACTCTTAactcttgatgtaatgcataacTTATACTTTTcctgagttgtatgtcgctttggacaaaagcgtttgctaaatgaataaatgtaaatgaataaatgtaactgtaatgtaaataaagtcaGCTGTTCTTTACAGGACTTGCTTcatctgtaaatgaaaaaaataaggatAACTTTGACAGCAGGGAAAATGGACTGCTAAAGTCTGTCGTTATGGTGGGTCTGAAGTCAGAAATGGCAAAGATGGCCATGCTGACAAAACCAGACAGGTCACTGGGTGAAGACATGGGTCAAAGTCAATGGTTGGGAATGAGGCCAAGGTGAACAAAAATTAACCCTTGTTCAGATAGAAGGAGACACTCATAGCACAGTTCTAGAACCTCATGAAGGACCAGTAGCCTCAGCTGCTACAAGCCTCGAGAAATGGACACAGCCTGCCCTCAAGCCTCTGCTGGCCTTCTTACTGGATGGGCAATTTGTGGAGATGACGGTACATAAATGAGATGTGGAGTTTTTATTGGAACCAAGGGCCAAACTGACCCTCCTCCCACAGTAATTAAAACCATAATCATTCAATGAACATTCTAGAAGACAAAAAAGGTCTATCTCTGTATGGGTCTGGCTTGTGATGCAAGCCTTAAGGGGAATGGCTGTCCTTGTGGATATAATTCTACCATAAACCAGATGGTAGACAACATCCTGGTGACCTCAGAGAATAAGGAAGAATGCAAATGCAGCATTCAGTCACGGTTGAACTAACTCTACCTGAAAGGCACAAACCCAGTACAGGCTAAGGTCAATCCACTCAGGACGAAGTGATGTTCCTCAGAGAGGTCTCATAGGAGAAAAGGGAACTCACTCAAGACCACACACTGTCAATAAGGGCAGCCAAACCTCACACCATGATTCAATACTAATATTGCCTTTCTGGGTGACAAAATGATCACAAGGAGATTGTCGTGGAATCTTGTTTTTCAAAGGACACACAGTTTGATACATCAAGGCCAAGACCCGGGTACAGTTGGGAGCATAGTTGTtcaagctactgcctttaggtccaaaggctgcaggtttgatccccacctctggttatagtactgttgagcaaggtacttaccctaacttctgccagtaaaaattaaccactgtataactgggtaaataattgtaaccttaacattgtaagttgctttggagaaaattgtcagttaaatgaataaatgtaaatggctttTATTCCTTCCAAATGTCTGTACAAACAGCATGCTTGGAGGCAACTCCAAAGAGAAGCTCCCTGAACAATGTATCTTATcactatatatatgtgttatGCTAGAAGGGAGGGGACATGAAGATTCATAAGtgggaaaatatgaaaatacagcACCCGTGACAAGCGTACATCTTAGTGAGTACAAATGGACGGTGCTGAAACAACTGAAAGACAACTTGCAGATACCACAGAGGTATGAAGAACAGAGAGGTTTGAGGGACGGCACCCTAGGCAACAACAGTTCCATGTCATGCACAACATGATTCCatcagaaaaaagtcaaaacctCTGGTGCATCATTAATTTTCTTGCTCAAGACCAGTGCCTTTCCTGGGCATTACGACTGGTGGCAGGTTGCCACATCTTACGTTTCATGTTTCGACAAGTTTCACTGCGGCCGTTCATTTTTGCTAACATTTCTTTGACTTGtcaattttcaaacatttcagtgtGCTGCAGAGACAATGAAACCTGCTTTACTCACTCTGAGACCAAGAGGTGTCAATAAAACGAACCGAAACACAAAGGTGTCGactacattaatttaatttccttccacagtgtttacggcTCCTGTTCGGTGTTAATGTGTGTTGGGTGATCAATAACAGAGCGAGGGATGTTTCACAGAATTCATAGAATGAATCGCTCACCAGTATGGCATTAAACAGGAATTCAGGTACCCAACATGTAcaaattataaacattttttaatttcaattttaatgtagctcaaagtcaatataaaaaaatcgtatacatttttcttattatagCAATATCCAAACTGTAGTCGTAAATAAATAGAGGCGTATGTGTAAAGAGAGGTTGGATTGTGAAGTCAAAAGGTCAGACTTgcagtcccagctgtgtttgcaaGGTGAGGATCCAGTGTGTCAATACCGTATTGTTACGGTAAATTAGCATGTACACTAGTTAGACCAGAAAAAGGAAGTTAATTTGCACTTTACCTGCCATAGTGCTGAAGGAAAAAGCCGTACCAAGGTGTGTTGGCTCTTAATGCACAGTAGTTCTGAGCACGACTGTTTACTGCTGTCTATCTACTCTGCTGTGTTCCAGGCTCACACTAAACCACACTGCTgtcaagggtgtgtgtgtgtgtgagttcgtGTGGGAGTGCACAGggtggggagagggaggggcaAGAAACGTTTAACATTATATGATggcttggtgttttttttcaaagtccTGTGAATGtaattgtattaaaatattaaaatatgcacattttattaactCGTTTTATGAAGGACATATTTTGGTCCACTACGCTGCCTTACAATGCAACTAAGTGTTTTAATTTATGCTGACTATATGTGCAATCCACCACACGCATTACCACAGTTATCAAGTTCTGGGGAAGTCTGCAAAACCTTGCAAGCAATGTTGTGGTTACATCTGTGCCTTGCAGTGAAAAGTACCAGTTTCAGATCCCgtctcctgctgtggtacccttgatcaaggcacttaccctgagctgacagtaaaaaaatcacacagctatctaaataaatgaaagtatcTCAATGTACAAACCTACCACTCTGAGCTGCGTTGATCAAAAGTTtcaatgaaatgaagaaataatgtcaacctataatgtgtgtgtgtgtgtgtgtgtgtgtgtgtgtgtgtgtgtgttatttgcaaGCTGCTCAAAGTGTGTCGCTCTGCACCTGCAGGAAAGAGATCGGTCGACTGAGAACGACATGACAAACAATTCTCTCTTGGGCATAACTACAGAAACTCTTTAAAAATAGAGATCAGACCCATAAAACCTCACCTGCTAGAGTGTCTCGCGGGGAGCATTAAAATAGACGCGATTCGTAGAGCTTAACTGTCAATATTCACTGAATCCACCTGTCCCTCATGACTCCACCTACTCCTGTTTGGTGCctttaaataaacacaagttTTTGCTGTGTTCCCTGTTTTAGTCAAACTGCACATATGGGGAAAATCGCGCCTAGGGTTTCGGGTTCAAGTCTCTAACCTTATGTTTATGAAACAGAAGAAGTGATGATAACGGGAAGTATAATTGTGATAACAGTGGAATAAGTCCAAAGGCTTCGGCTCCACAGTTTGGCTCCCTCGCGCTGCAGAAGGTCATTAGATGAGGAATTAAATGTTCATGTAGTTCCCTGGCTGTCAGGTGTGggtaaaagtgtgtgtgaggtgctACAGCTCTGGGAATGCAGTGATATTAATACCATAACAGTTAATAGACttatttaatgtaatatatCTATATTTGAGGTGTGGTGTTTACTAGGAGGAAAGCATAAAatgaacagctggtagtgtagtgattagaactactacttttagacccaaaggttgctggttcaaattccactgtGAGCAAGGTGACTACTCTAAACTTCTTGTTGTTGAGTTTATGTTAATAAACATGCAGAAGAGTGTAAACAATTTTTTCTCCAACATTCTGCTGTGCCTGTAGGTTGTGAGTCTTTGcagcaaataaatttaatttactagagaaacaaaaaacagcaatttcCATAAATTAAGacaattttccattttgaacACATGAAGATAACACTCGCTATAACTATAGTGCAGGTAATACATTGTTTAAACACATGGCTTTATTATTGTTAGTTAAGGTCTTTGATGAGGCtggaaaaagttttaaaaactgtttcttGAAAGCAATAAGAATGAAATCCCCAATGAGTGTAAAACAGTGAAGGCGACCAGCCGGGTTCTTGTTTTTTGTCATCACGTACAGTagaatatgaatatatttgATGACTTGGTGATCAGTatgtgttattgttttttgtggTAAACATTCCAAAGTCCCAGTAATATTGACTCAAACACGTACTATATTGTGGTGGTTTCAAGCGATGTTATTTTGGTAACTGTGATGACAAAACTaacatgtaaatacaaaaagtgGAATCAATGGACATCAGGACAAGACCAAGACTTGGTAAAGCCATACTAGACTAAACCAGAACATACTAGACTAGATTGCACTATACTACCGGGGAACAGACCAGACTAGATCCTCATGTCTCCCAAAGACACTCCTGAGGCCCTGTTCTGCCCATGAGGTGGCAGTCAGTGGGTTCGGTAGAAGACAAAGTGCCACCAGGCAAAAAATTCAGCAATATCACATCAGTAATCAGAACGTTAGAGACTCACACTTTGCTCAAATATCTgggaaaagattttttaatacattttaaaataacaattttttttttctatgaacCACCAGATAAAAAAGGTTCAAACATCTTTACTGTTCTTGTTATAATTACTATAAAATGAGGCCTGCCCAATGACAGATCCTAAATTGCCAGGGGCTCTGGCCACACAGGGGGTCTGGAGGCCACACAAATGGGTCCCTGTCACTCAGGGAGGGTCAACAGAgacaaaacaacaagaaaaagtaaaaacaataaaattgtgatgtttcatttcttttctaaaCTACTTTTATGAACAGTACTGGGCTGTGGCATCATGGAGACAGAAGAAGTACACCTAAAAATTGCACATCGATCCATATACATAAAGTAAGGGCAGACTCAAAAAACTGTTAGTATTTCACAGGTGTAATTACATAGCAGTACCTAACGTTATACGTTTTAtattactttgaaaaaaattacagaaccTGTGTGCATCTTTTGTTCGGCCCtaacataaatgtacatgtgcCTTGCTGAGTTTAAGAGATGCAGAAGCGATAATGTTAATTACTTGACTTTCAACACATTTAACAGTTCTCAGCTAAAATACGAATAACAGTACAAATAGCTAATAAACGGAATATCAGctatagagaaaaaaaattcagaaagaaCCAAAACTATAATTTTGTGTGTGGAGAGAGTGGAGATCACAATCTCTTGGAGACATGCGATAGAGCGAtcccaagtgcagagtttatcTCATGAACTGATAACTGCGAACCGTGAACTCGGAAGACAAAGCTGCAACACAAAGATGCATGGGGACATCGAAGCTTGTGCGGTGAACAAATAGTACCAGGTGAAcaattaagaaaagaaaaaaacaaatttaggGTCTTGTTTCTCATGTAAGACATGGTGAGCTTCTGTAGAGTCCATCTATCCTGGTGCTCCTGTTATTCTCCCGTTATGGTGTCAGATGATGGCAATCCAGCAGAGGAGTGTAAGGACACCTCACTGTCTTGTTGAACCTGCTCTCCAGGGGACCTGACAGGTGTATAAGGATGGGCCACTTTTTAATCTGAATtaatattcagtaaaaatgcattttatacatatacagaatGTTCTACACATTCACAGGTAAAGGTCCAGTAGAGCAGGGATGCCCAAAGCCCTTTGTGATGACTGTAGGATCTGATTAATTAAATTATCCATTAGattttaataacaattattataattactatACTTTTATCAGTACTAGACTGactttttgtaaaagaaaataacaccCAAGCCTTCCTCTTAAAAGCTATTTTCCCTTGATGAATATCAATAATGCAATTTTCAATATTAACATGCTTTCAATGAatcagctttttaaaacattgcttTCTCAATTATTTGCTTATTCTGAAGTGTTTAGCTTTGTTTAGAGCCTTCACCCCCTTgtgttttaaatacacacacataaggtctgaaccgcttgtcccatacggggttgcagggagctggagcctaacccggcaacacagggcataaggctggaatgggaggggacacacccaggacgggacaccagtccatcgcaaggcaccccaagtgggactcgaaccccagactcactggagagtaggacctggtccaacccactgcatcaccatgccccctcaTGAAATTACCTATCTTTCTTAAATGTCATCTCTCTGCTGGACTCTTATGATGATCCTCTCCACATTCCTGACCTATAGTTTTGTATCtcctatacatttacatgagatGGATTAGTGTTGGACACCACTCATGATATCAGGCTGTGTTatcggacagctggtagcacagtggttagagctgctgcctttggacagtgcctacactagggttggtgtcacccagtgtggtaactcatggtgtcagGCCCCCCTCATGGATCTCCTCCTGTACTAGACCCTCCacaatccttagtaatgttttttctactaatgttactcgtaaattgTAATTCtcctatatcactgaatgtaacggcaatagtagtgacataaacaagtagaaaaattaaaatgacacctttaaattacaatatcatacacacagcctaaatgtatatatatttacatagtttcatgtaGTTAAAGTGAAACCTGGGTAAGAAAACTatagaattcaaagtaaaaatgtttaagattTACATCAAACTTACGTTTATGTTAATGTTATTGGTATcagttcacaaatactaatgaCCACAATATTGttgctaaaacaccagaaaatgtagCAAAATCAGTAACAGCGGCagcgacgaaaacaagagcACGAGCTTGCAGTGCATGCAGACAAAACCATGTGATTTGAAGCATCGCTGTAACTGGGTCaaaatgagagctctgagctgagtgcattggaaggttcaaaaaagtaaattagtaTAGAGTTTTAACCTTGtcggtatattgatacatgtgaAATGggctttattatgaaaaatgtttttattactaaTCACAGGGAtagttttataaaaaaaaaaatagtacatttctgctgaaagaCTGCACACAAAgtttatagacagtcattttggtgttaCCTCCTCTGATGGTGTTACCCGGTGCGGTCCGCACCCTCCTAGTGATGCCACTGCCTTTGCATCTGAATGTTACTGGTTTGAAACTCACctatggctgtagtacctttcagcaaggtaccgaccctccagtaaaattgacttggctgtataaataggtaaatagctTCATATTCTATGTTGATTTTCGAGAAAAGTGATAGCTAAACGAATTaatgaattcagattttttggGTGACACAGGACACATTGTGAATTTTGTCATTTGCTACAGtttagcatttatttatctaaagttattcaaaacaaaaatgaagattGAACATACCCATTTTCCTCTGGATTTCCTGAAAACACATATTCATAGTAAGTACCTGCAGAGTCCTTGGCGAAAGTTAACTTATGTCTGATTAGTgctaaacacattttaattatattttcataattatatatacacacacacacattttcagaaccgcttgtcccatacggggtcgcggggaaccggagcttacccggtgacacagggcgtaaggccggagaggacatacccaggacgggacgccagtccatcgcaaggcaccccaagcgggactcgaaccccagacccacccgagagcaggactgtggtccaacccactgcgccactgcaccccctcaattatatatatatatatatgttaatttTATGATTACTTACCTGTATCTGATTTATGTGGAAGCATGTTTCCATTTTCAGCTTGTGATGCCTATTAAAAGAAGAATCAAAGTCAGTATTTATCAACAGATTGCACTATGTTATGTAAAGAAACGGGCAACAAGAAACAGGAAATATGAACGTACCTGTGTTTGCCCTGAAAAACATAATGACAAATATATTCATTAAAGATTTAATCAGTCTTCTAGGTATTTGCACTTGTAGCTGAGTTTATAAAAAAGACACCTCCATCAATGACTTAATTTGGTTTTCTGttataaatacagtttaaatcAGTTATGGTTGACATTTTGATTACTTACTTGTATCTGCTGTGATTAAAAATCCTGTCATTTCTAGATTCTGTCAAAAAGAAACAATTGTTTTCATAACTGTGCTTTGtctacattttataaaaataacaatttgatatatatgtatatagccTTCATATCataaatacacagtatatattgAACAGTTACAAACTGGAAAAAGCTGTACCTGATTGTCCCTGAAGTCACCTGAAAAATAATACACTTACGTTAAAAGACTGGCCATACTGTGATGATCTCATGTAACATTTTCTCACTGAGCaatatttaataacaaataCGACCCTACGTGCCATTGGTGTTCTAAAGTTTTTGTTGAAAggcaaaaaatttaaagaatattttgaCAATAACAACAATTGACCAACAACatacaataacaaataatttacttaaattcactgaaatgtaaaaaaaataaataaagctaataaaatataaagttcTTACCATCTGAACGGGATGACTTCTTTCGTTTCAAGTATACTACTGCTACTGCTACTGCTATCATCATaattacaacaacaacagcaacaacagctACAAGTATAATCACAGATGTAGGAAGAACCAGACTCTTGCTCCCACTGTTAGGATCAGACACATTGTCCTCTGGTGTGTCGATGGGCAGTCCTTTAGGTTCCCTACTTTGAAAATGAAGAGAGTAAAACAAATGATTGCAATcgatgaaatattttattttacatttcacgaCTGAGTCAGTGTGGGGCAAATGGGGTGAACTTACTCTATGCGTGGTGTACAGGACGTAGAAAACCCATCCGAGTGAGAATTTTCAGGACAGTTCTCACACACGGTGTCAGTAAAGTCTGTTCCTGGAATAACAGACGAAGTATTTTATAAAACAACGGAAGGGTTTAAAGGAACAGACACGCAGttaacagtatttatttaaagtaaataagcaaaaaagtCAATTCTGACCAGGGTGtttgatgaagtgtccaggtttgcaggttgtgtgtttctgtgctgctctacatcctccctCATAAGAATCAATACaatagttcccttccaggacTCCACACACTGCATCTGAAGAGGGTTTACACTCCTTCACCGTCTTTAAGCCAAGACCTATGGGAAAGGGAGAATAAAAACAATCTGGTTCTAGtagaaattaatataattaaaacttTGGTGTTCTTACCTGCACTCCCTTAAAATCAACACTTACAGagtaatactaaaaaaaatttccatattcatatttatagaTTGTTGTTGACCTGATATTCTCACCTTCATCACAAGCTGTGCACGGCCGGCACTTAATGACACCATTGGGCTGATCGCTGAAAGTTCCTGCAGCACAATCTACACACATGGTGTCTATGTCTTTTCCACAATGCTTATAAACATGAGTTCCTAAGAGGGAAAAATGATACATTTGTCAATTTTCACAAATATTGGTGTCAACAAGAAAACGTCAGTTAAGGAGAAGGTGAGAAGCTACAGAATCATTAATATATGTTCATAAACTGTATGTCTATATTTTTTAGAAACATTGATTAATGGtcaacagggggtgcggtgacacagcgggtttgactgggtcctgctctctggtgggactggggttcaagtcccgcttggggtgccttgcgacagattggcgtcctgtcctgagtgtgtcccctccccctccggccttatgttctgtgttgccgggttaggctccagtttgccgcgaccccgcttgggacaagcagtttcagacagtgtgtgtgtgtgtttaaggtaCAACAGTGGAGAGGTAGAAGAAGAGGACCAGCCTCTGAGTTTAATCTGGGCTGTGATGGAGAGTCAGCGTAGGGTACAAAGAAGAAGGACAGACTGAGTGTGGCAGGGGGATGGAAAACAAAAGGTGTGTAATGGAGTTTGATGTTAGTGTTTGAGTGGTTGGTTGTGTAGCTGGTGTAGAGAAGCCAGCCAGTCATAGTCACAGTGTGAGAATAATGGTGGTAGAAGTAGGTCCCAGAGGAAGTATGTTGGGAGGGATCAAGGGTAATGTTCATGTTTTGAACATAGAGGTGGAAATTCTAACATATTTCAACTTGATGTGATGTATCCGTCAAGATATTACTTCGACATTGATATTTTTGATTCAAGTTTA
Above is a genomic segment from Scleropages formosus chromosome 2, fSclFor1.1, whole genome shotgun sequence containing:
- the LOC108922353 gene encoding tumor necrosis factor receptor superfamily member 5-like isoform X3, which encodes MCSPGTHVYKHCGKDIDTMCVDCAAGTFSDQPNGVIKCRPCTACDEGLGLKTVKECKPSSDAVCGVLEGNYCIDSYEGGCRAAQKHTTCKPGHFIKHPGTDFTDTVCENCPENSHSDGFSTSCTPRIDREPKGLPIDTPEDNVSDPNSGSKSLVLPTSVIILVAVVAVVVVIMMIAVAVAVVYLKRKKSSRSDGDFRDNQNLEMTGFLITADTRQTQASQAENGNMLPHKSDTGNPEENGSPGEQVQQDSEVSLHSSAGLPSSDTITGE
- the LOC108922353 gene encoding tumor necrosis factor receptor superfamily member 14-like isoform X2 codes for the protein MFYLLKTSAIALLFFIHKACSECNHAQYEIDGKCCSMCSPGTHVYKHCGKDIDTMCVDCAAGTFSDQPNGVIKCRPCTACDEGLGLKTVKECKPSSDAVCGVLEGNYCIDSYEGGCRAAQKHTTCKPGHFIKHPGTDFTDTVCENCPENSHSDGFSTSCTPRIEEPKGLPIDTPEDNVSDPNSGSKSLVLPTSVIILVAVVAVVVVIMMIAVAVAVVYLKRKKSSRSDGDFRDNQNLEMTGFLITADTRQTQASQAENGNMLPHKSDTGNPEENGSPGEQVQQDSEVSLHSSAGLPSSDTITGE
- the LOC108922353 gene encoding tumor necrosis factor receptor superfamily member 5-like isoform X1, translating into MFYLLKTSAIALLFFIHKACSECNHAQYEIDGKCCSMCSPGTHVYKHCGKDIDTMCVDCAAGTFSDQPNGVIKCRPCTACDEGLGLKTVKECKPSSDAVCGVLEGNYCIDSYEGGCRAAQKHTTCKPGHFIKHPGTDFTDTVCENCPENSHSDGFSTSCTPRIDREPKGLPIDTPEDNVSDPNSGSKSLVLPTSVIILVAVVAVVVVIMMIAVAVAVVYLKRKKSSRSDGDFRDNQNLEMTGFLITADTRQTQASQAENGNMLPHKSDTGNPEENGSPGEQVQQDSEVSLHSSAGLPSSDTITGE